The following coding sequences are from one Sphaeramia orbicularis chromosome 11, fSphaOr1.1, whole genome shotgun sequence window:
- the LOC115428205 gene encoding DEP domain-containing mTOR-interacting protein-like, whose protein sequence is MFPIDPGSSEGPGFFRGTRVLQRDPGSSGSCGQCQVQLNASALLTFVHVAPSKEVKTVPGGGPGGPRGGPASHRAGPGGHRGGPGGPEGHRGGWLRSCSDGRIYGRRNTSASSSSPVLSNPKSVLQRPVSTDELQTPGGPYIKKTFTIVGDAVGWGFVVRGNRPCHIQAVEPRGPAAAAGMKVCQFVVSVNGLNVLHLDYRTVSRLILTGPRTVVMEVMEETKH, encoded by the exons ATGTTCCCCATAGACCCGGGTTCTTCAGAGGGACCCGGGTTCTTCAGAGGGACCCGGGTTCTTCAGAGGGACCCGGGTTCTTCAGGCTCCTGTGGACAGTGTCAGGTTCAGCTGAATGCGTCTGCTCTGCTGACATTTGTTCATG TGGCTCCGTCTAAGGAGGTGAAGACGGTCCCAGGAGGAGGTCCAGGAGGTCCAAGGGGAGGTCCAGCAAGTCATAGAGCAGGTCCAGGAGGTCACAGAGGAGGTCCAGGGGGTCCAGAGGGGCATAGAGGAGGTTGGCTGAGGAGCTGCAGCGACGGCAGAATATACGGCAGGAGGAACACCTCCGCCTCCTCATCTTCCCCCGTCCTCTCAAACCCAAAATCAG TGTTGCAGAGGCCTGTGAGTACAGATGAGCTCCAAACACCAGGAGGACCCTACATTAAGAAGACCTTTACG ATTGTGGGTGATGCCGTTGGGTGGGGCTTTGTGGTGCGGGGGAACCGCCCCTGTCACATCCAGGCCGTGGAGCCCCGAGGTCCTGCAGCTGCTGCAGGGATGAAG GTTTGTCAGTTCGTGGTGTCCGTCAATGGTCTGAACGTCCTCCATCTGGACTACCGGACCGTGAGCCGCCTGATCCTGACCGGACCCAGGACGGTGGTGATGGAGGTGATGGAGGAGACCAAGCACTGA